One genomic region from Anticarsia gemmatalis isolate Benzon Research Colony breed Stoneville strain chromosome 7, ilAntGemm2 primary, whole genome shotgun sequence encodes:
- the LOC142974319 gene encoding carboxypeptidase Q-like has product MVYLRKSIFVLVLFCGFVQSSVIINRIDDDCELDPKLVEEIAAYQNVTRHIMEEIRMRGLGETMYKEYTEFIDKFGARPSGTENLERSIDHMINLTRQHGVNDVTTEELQVPHWVRLHESARMLQPRTKNIAILGFGTSVSTPSEGITAEAIVISSFKILDATNRKEIEGKIVVFDAPYVSYGDTVVYRSQGASKAAQKGAVATLVRSITPFSIYSPHTGAQYYADNVTKIPTAAITLEDADLLRRLQDEREKIVLNIKMSNTFDTKTSRNTLVDLKGTEHPEKLVIVSGHIDSWDVGQGAMDDGGGMMISWFVPVVLNALKLKPKRTVRAILWTSEEPGLVGAQAYLKQHTKELSDINFIMESDEGTFRPLGLDVAGSKQARCIVKEVLKQFAPINKMGNSGYPGSDIVLFINKGIPGASLLNQNERYFWFHHSEGDTMDVQNKTDVIECAAFWAAFSYVIADLSVDIPRQ; this is encoded by the exons ATGGTCTATTTACgtaaaagtatatttgttttagttttattttgtggttttgtgCAATCTAGTGTAATAATAAATCGTATTGATGATGATTGTGAGTTAGATCCTAAACTGGTTGAAGAAATAGCAGCGTATCAAAATGTGACAAGACATATCATGGAAGAGATTAGAATGAGGGGGTTGGGAGAAACTATGTATAAAGA ATACACAGAGTTTATTGATAAATTCGGGGCACGACCATCTGGAACTGAAAATCTGGAAAGGTCAATAGACCATATGATAAACCTAACAAGACAACACGGTGTAAATGATGTTACAACTGAAGAATTACAG GTCCCACATTGGGTACGTCTACACGAATCAGCAAGAATGCTGCAACCTCGTACAAAAAACATTGCCATACTAGGATTTGGTACCAGTGTGAGCACACCATCAGAAGGTATCACAGCCGAAGCCATAGttataagtagttttaaaatactcGACGCTACCAACAGAAAAGAAATCGAAGGAAAAATAGTAGTATTTGACGCACCATACGTTAGTTACGGTGATACAGTTGTTTATAGAAGTCAAGGGGCATCAAAAGCAGCCCAAAAAGGCGCAGTAGCTACCCTCGTGAGAAGTATCACACCGTTCTCAATATATTCCCCTCATACAGGAGCACAGTATTACGCTGATAACGTCACTAAAATACCAACAGCTGCAATTACTTTGGAAGACGCAGATCTGCTAAGAAGACTGCAAGATGAACGAGAAAAAATAGtcttgaatataaaaatgtctaaTACTTTCGATACTAAAACATCACGTAACACACTTGTTGATCTTAAAGGTACTGAACATCCTGAGAAACTGGTAATTGTGTCTGGTCATATTGATAGTTGGGATGTAGGCCAAGGCGCCATGGATGATGGAGGCGGTATGATGATAAGTTGGTTCGTTCCAGTTGTACTAAACGCTCTAAAGCTTAAACCAAAGAGAACTGTACGTGCTATCTTATGGACTTCCGAAGAACCAGGACTGGTGGGTGCTCAAGCATACCTAAAACAACATACAAAGGAACTTTCtgatatcaattttattatggaATCTGATGAAGGAACGTTCAGACCTTTAGGCTTAGATGTTGCGGGGTCAAAACAGGCCCGTTGTATTGTGAAAGAAGTGTTAAAACAATTCGCACCGATAAATAAAATGGGGAATAGTGGATACCCTGGATCAGATATAgtgctttttataaataaaggaatACCGGGAGCATCGCTTCTAAATCAAAATGAGAGATACTTCTGGTTCCACCACAGTGAAGGTGACACAATGGATGTACAAAATAAGACTGATGTAATTGAATGCGCAGCGTTTTGGGCTGCGTTTAGTTATGTTATAGCAGACTTATCGGTTGATATTCCCCGCCAGTGA